Proteins from a genomic interval of Nasonia vitripennis strain AsymCx chromosome 3, Nvit_psr_1.1, whole genome shotgun sequence:
- the Or139 gene encoding odorant receptor 139 isoform X1 produces the protein MEIFDQHYFSVNKALLKSTGLWPYESRRRKFCIRTFINLILGVFVIFPQLVRIYNYFGVNMDMVLEHAAILLFILTTYLKFLTSVYYEEKLKVVYDNIAKNWQAIKDENEVNILSQYSESGWFLTISYIMYIVIAASAYSLLPMAPVLLDMIDPLNETRPRLYILGGEYFIVDNVEDYGKVYAFELVPAAVTVWLICAVDSMYAASIEHCLGLLAIVKLRLQMCTQPSCDSRKDVSYRLIVQLIRLHKDIINFTDILESSYSSSFLILVGVNVLFLSFECIIVLTRFGQTMELIRYSMIMVGIVVHLFYLSWPGQKLTDLSIGLFQDAYLNEWYTCSTRAQKLLNLMILRCSKPCQLTAGGIYVMNFSNFAKIVKTSMSYMTVFASFR, from the exons ATGGAGATCTTCGACCAACACTACTTTTCTGTTAATAAGGCATTGCTGAAGAGCACTGGACTCTGGCCTTACGAAAGTCGTCGGAGAAAGTTCTGCATACGCACTTTTATCAATCTCATTCTCGGagtttttgttatatttcCTCAG TTGGTTCGTATATACAACTACTTCGGAGTCAACATGGACATGGTGCTCGAGCACGCGGCGATATTGTTGTTCATATTGACAACTTATCTCAAGTTTCTCACCTCCGTTTACTACGAGGAAAAG CTGAAAGTGGTGTACGATAACATAGCGAAGAACTGGCAGGCAATAAAGGACGAGAATGAAGTGAATATACTTTCTCAGTACTCTGAAAGTGGCTGGTTCTTGACCATCAGTTACATAA TGTACATAGTGATCGCCGCCTCGGCATACAGCTTGCTGCCGATGGCCCCAGTACTATTGGACATGATCGATCCTCTGAACGAAACCAGACCTCGACTTTATATACTTGGCGGAGAGTATTTCATCGTGGACAACGTCGAGGATTACGGCAAGGTCTACGCGTTCGAGCTCGTTCCAGCTGCCGTCACAGTTTGGCTCATCTGTGCAGTCGACTCAATGTATGCTGCCTCAATTGAGCATTGCCTTGGACTTCTCGCTATTGTCAA GCTACGCTTGCAAATGTGTACCCAGCCAAGTTGTGATAGTCGGAAGGATGTATCTTATAGGCTGATTGTTCAGCTTATTCGGTTGCACAAGGATATTATAAA CTTCACGGACATCCTCGAGTCCTCGTACTCGTCGTCCTTCTTGATCTTGGTTGGGGTAAACGTACTCTTTCTCAGCTTTGAGTGTATCATT GTGCTCACGAGGTTTGGTCAAACGATGGAACTGATTCGTTACTCCATGATCATGGTAGGAATTGTGGTCCATCTGTTCTACTTAAGTTGGCCAGGCCAGAAACTCACAGACTTAAGTATTGGACTTTTTCAAGATGC TTACCTCAACGAGTGGTATACTTGCTCAACGAGGGCTCAAAAGTTGTTAAACCTGATGATCTTGCGATGTTCGAAGCCGTGCCAATTGACCGCCGGAGGAATATACGTTATGAATTTCAGCAATTTCGCAAAG attgtaaaaacatcCATGTCGTACATGACAGTTTTTGCATCATTTAGATAG
- the LOC100680226 gene encoding uncharacterized protein LOC100680226 produces MFSLDNPTKVDTGFSFRSISPSAFTHKPEDVTKNPGCQLTVDKPALFQFGNSQRDAEKKFEKKFNFVLNVEKSDESGSGADNNITSIKETESKSIVKEETINEDTNKKFTTQMQDKESSEQEQKSDEGNEKTDEISVKVLFKEFKEIINEFSKERAEYEKRITALEARIEALETSRRLQLDNISSTGKGDEGHDTVPINCAKDMPFAIQSLPVAVPSFISPQATIFGSTLLYSSATAPTPNYVFEATSFPSKSASSAELLIPKRQLNNSPFSLSTPMVQTNLLSSTENTISEEMKNKGKENNTSLANKGNEVINTSLRVNKGLEKKKQRTSEAPYHLEHQTNESTERIPSLDNFKKSIEESFQKAMRDIFTELKETLESVYDKKN; encoded by the exons ATGTTTAGCCTTGACAATCCGACCAAAGTTGACACGGGCTTTTCCTTTCGGTCCATATCGCC ATCAGCATTCACACATAAACCGGAGGATGTGACTAAAAATCCAGGATGCCAATTGACTGTTGACAAACCTGCGCTATTTCAATTTGGGAATTCTCAGAGGGATGCAGAGAAGAAGTTTGaaaagaaatttaattttgttctcaATGTAGAGAAGTCAG ATGAATCTGGTTCTGGTGCAGACAACAATATTACCAGCATCAAAGAAACTGaatcaaaatcaattgtcaaGGAGGAAACAATAAATGAAGatacaaataaaaagtttacaaCTCAAATGCAAGACAAAGAATCAAGTGAACAGGAACAAAAATCTGATGAAGGAAATGAAAAGACAGATGAGATAAGCgtaaaagtattgttcaaAGAGttcaaagaaataataaacgaATTCTCAAAGGAAAGAGCCGAATATGAAAAAAGAATCACAGCTTTGGAAGCAAGAATAGAAGCTCTTGAAACGAGTAGAAGACTTCAATTAGATAATATCAG ttcTACAGGTAAAGGTGATGAAGGTCATGATACAGTTCCTATAAATTGCGCAAAAGATATGCCATTTGCAATACAGTCATTGCCAGTTGCAGTACCTTCATTTATTTCACCTCAGGCAACTATTTTTGGATCTACACTCTTGTACAGTTCAGCTACTGCACCAACACCTAACTATGTGTTCGAGGCAACATCATTTCCTAGTAAATCAGCTTCAAGTGCTGAATTGCTGATACCTAAAAGACAATTGAATAACTCACCTTTCTCACTTAGCACTCCAATGGTTCAAACCAACCTTTTATCAAGTACAGAAAATACAATATCagaagaaatgaaaaataaggGCAAAGAAAACa aTACTTCTTTAGCAAACAAAGGAAATGAAGTAATTAATACATCATTAAGAGTGAATAAAGGACTAGA aaaaaagaaacaaagaaCAAGCGAGGCACCATATCATTTAGAACATCAAACTAATGAAAGCACAGAGAGAATACCAAGTCTggataactttaaaaaatcgATTGAAGAGTCTTTTCAAAAAGCTATGAGAGATATTTTTACAGAGCTTAAGGAAACTTTGGAAAGTGTGTacgacaaaaaaaattga
- the LOC100680480 gene encoding uncharacterized protein LOC100680480 isoform X1, which translates to MVNIPLVTMDDYGLLEPTDVGTMTIDYDPKEECKRRVTRWDPEEVVCMLTLIKEHNFVSRYSVNKMSALLSQLMLKKGWNRTERQVHLKLTMLRKNFLACERQKLLTGVLKECPFYRELREIYRDASNSNGIDSEDYDTSSQEEFLVKFPSDPIDWSKGEVQKMLNFVKSMKLKNELTLTFFSPVAVKMIAEAMQNAGFDRSTEQVKNALINLRTMYIDYKIGFDNNENPAECMFYSSLDLFWGREYKKCRLKEKKKSRSDDSWSTEETIVLLTLIQDLNIAEDAYINTEKAAEELRQSLAENGYCRSNQQIMSRLDQLKLEFVSVDQTNAESEAVQQFPFYNLYRKLFERQFSREMMNRINLSSDAEKDSLELMEFNNGNDKESSENHSKGVLWSKDEVKLLLKTVKELTSKNHSNESLEDEKLQRLVQVLHEAGFHKTGEQIKRKLTLLKNSYQRCNQEDSCEKDIFECPFYNELHDIFHTPVSDERYEFIQNLLTENCDMNTSKFPDHSYTSIKFGNSSSESRVNDKVTVIPNKCIDTWFPVESIIDEDGITASSTLDFGNLSAVSNKEQEQVIEDAILATLPNNNSDTKDENRTIPEGDNTFENKVITVVEECVPPIINDVALDQEVITSGSCEENNVDYSKYFKYEDTDRPVYSATTPSVLSGDDEGPPPSKKLKITEDEKITGKNKFLLRPVEMNPSSLTGMANTTNTKFVRLIVANDLNKSRVNHITAHIEPININTASSVSSGMSSPVERADILKLAAEKVLTKEDFDIHKLENEAGAISSKKDYQYNGVNGCSSSTKSGNFEEKISKTIQEAVQTMMKHDELMQQKHHAWMEKQFEIQRKHDESHKMILMNELKELRGVMTVLLTDKQLHANNQNR; encoded by the exons ATGGTAAACATACCATTAGTAACGATGGATGATTATGGGCTACTGGAGCCAACAGATGTTGGTACAATGACCATAGACTACGATCCAAAGGAAGAATGCAAGAGGCGAGTGACTCGTTGGGACCCGGAAGAAGTAGTTTGTATGTTGACCTTGATAAAGGAGCACAACTTTGTTAGCAGATACTCTGTTAACAAAATGTCCGCATTGCTCAGTCAATTGATGCTCAAGAAAGGTTGGAACCGCACTGAAAGACAAGTACACCTGAAACTAACAATGCTGAGGAAGAATTTTCTCGCATGTGAACGACAAAAATTGCTGACGGGTGTCCTAAAAGAATGTCCATTCTATAGGGAGCTCCGTGAGATTTATAGAGATGCCAGTAACTCAAATGGCATTGATTCAGAAGACTATGACACCAGCAGTCAAGAAGAATTTCTAGTAAAGTTTCCTAGTGATCCAATTGACTGGTCCAAGGGGGAAGTTCAGAAGATGCTTAACTTCGTCAAGTCTATGAAGCTGAAAAATGAACTGACccttacttttttctctccagtTGCTGTGAAAATGATTGCTGAAGCAATGCAAAATGCTGGCTTTGACAGAAGTACAGAACAAGTTAAAAATGCACTGATAAATTTAAGGACTATGTACATAGATTATAAAATAGGTTTTGATAATAACGAAAATCCTGCAGAGTGCATGTTTTATTCAAGCTTGGACTTATTTTGGGGTAGAGAGTACAAAAAGTGTCgtttaaaagagaaaaagaagtcAAGGTCTGATGATTCCTGGTCTACTGAGGAGACTATAGTGCTTTTAACATTGATACAGGATTTAAATATTGCCGAAGATGCTTATATTAATACCGAAAAAGCTGCTGAAGAATTGAGACAGAGTCTAGCAGAAAATGGTTACTGTAGATCCAACCAACAAATTATGAGTAGACTCGATCAACTGAAATTAGAATTTGTCAGTGTGGATCAAACAAATGCAGAGTCTGAAGCAGTTCAACAGTTCCCCTTTTATAATTTGTACAGAAAACTGTTTGAACGACAGTTCAGTCGAGAAATGATGAATCGAATAAACCTGTCATCAGATGCAGAAAAAGATTCACTAGAATTGATGGAATTCAATAACGGAAACGATAAAGAATCGTCTGAGAATCATAGCAAAG GTGTACTATGGTCAAAAGATGAAGTAAAACTTCTTTTAAAGACGGTTAAGGAATTGACTTCAAAAAACCACTCGAACGAGAGTTTGGAAGACGAAAAACTACAAAGACTAGTTCAAGTTTTGCATGAGGCTGGTTTCCATAAGACTGGTGAGCAGATCAAGCGAAAATTAACTCTGCTCAAAAATTCCTATCAAAGATGCAACCAAGAAGATAGCTGtgaaaaagatatttttgaaTGTCCGTTTTATAATGAGCTGCACGATATTTTTCATACGCCCGTTTCTGATGAAAGGTACGAATTTATACAAAATCTATTAACGGAAAATTGTGATATGAATACATCAAAATTCCCCGATCATAGTTACACGAGCATAAAATTTGGCAACTCATCTAGCGAAAGTAGAGTAAACGACAAGGTCACTGTGATACCTAATAAATGTATAGATACTTGGTTTCCCGTTGAAAGTATTATTG atgaaGATGGTATAACCGCTTCGTCAACTCTCGACTTCGGTAATTTAAGCGCCGTTTCTAATAAGGAACAAGAGCAAGTTATCGAAGATGCTATTCTGGCCACTCTACCTAATAATAATAGTGATACAAAGGATGAGAATCGCACAATACCAGAAGGTGATAatacttttgaaaataaagtcatCACAGTCGTAGAAGAGTGCGTTCCGCCCATAATAAATGACGTTGCTCTGGACCAAGAAGTCATTACCTCCGGTTCATGCGAGGAAAATAATGTAGATTattcgaaatatttcaaatatgAGGATACGGACAGGCCAGTATATTCTGCTACAAC accatcTGTTTTATCCGGTGACGATGAGGGACCACCTCCTAGCAAAAAGCTAAAGATCACCGAGGATGAGAAGATCACTGGCAAGAACAAGTTTCTCCTACGACCCGTGGAGATGAATCCTTCATCGTTGACGGGAATGGCAAACACCACGAACACCAAGTTCGTACGTCTGATTGTCGCGAATGATCTAAATAAGAGTCGAGTCAATCACATCACGGCTCACATCGAGCCGATAAATATTAATACGGCAAGTTCCGTGAGTTCAGGTATGAGCTCACCGGTCGAGCGAGCTGATATCCTCAAGCTGGCAGCTGAGAAGGTTTTGACAAAAGAAGATTTTGATATACACAAACTGGAGAACGAAGCAGGTGCGATTAGTTCGAAAAAAGACTACCAGTATAATGGAGTGAATGGCTGTTCGTCAAGCACGAAATCTGGTAACTTCGAAgagaaaatttcgaaaacgaTTCA AGAAGCTGTTCAAACCATGATGAAACATGACGAATTGATGCAGCAGAAGCATCATGCATGGATGGAGAAGCAGTTCGAGATACAGCGAAAGCACGACGAAAGTCATAAAATGATACTGATGAATGAACTAAAAGAATTGCGAGGTGTCATGACGGTTCTGCTTACAGACAAGCAACTCCACGCCAATAACCAGAATCGATAg
- the LOC100680480 gene encoding uncharacterized protein LOC100680480 isoform X2 — protein MVNIPLVTMDDYGLLEPTDVGTMTIDYDPKEECKRRVTRWDPEEVVCMLTLIKEHNFVSRYSVNKMSALLSQLMLKKGWNRTERQVHLKLTMLRKNFLACERQKLLTGVLKECPFYRELREIYRDASNSNGIDSEDYDTSSQEEFLVKFPSDPIDWSKGEVQKMLNFVKSMKLKNELTLTFFSPVAVKMIAEAMQNAGFDRSTEQVKNALINLRTMYIDYKIGFDNNENPAECMFYSSLDLFWGREYKKCRLKEKKKSRSDDSWSTEETIVLLTLIQDLNIAEDAYINTEKAAEELRQSLAENGYCRSNQQIMSRLDQLKLEFVSVDQTNAESEAVQQFPFYNLYRKLFERQFSREMMNRINLSSDAEKDSLELMEFNNGNDKESSENHSKGVLWSKDEVKLLLKTVKELTSKNHSNESLEDEKLQRLVQVLHEAGFHKTGEQIKRKLTLLKNSYQRCNQEDSCEKDIFECPFYNELHDIFHTPVSDESYTSIKFGNSSSESRVNDKVTVIPNKCIDTWFPVESIIDEDGITASSTLDFGNLSAVSNKEQEQVIEDAILATLPNNNSDTKDENRTIPEGDNTFENKVITVVEECVPPIINDVALDQEVITSGSCEENNVDYSKYFKYEDTDRPVYSATTPSVLSGDDEGPPPSKKLKITEDEKITGKNKFLLRPVEMNPSSLTGMANTTNTKFVRLIVANDLNKSRVNHITAHIEPININTASSVSSGMSSPVERADILKLAAEKVLTKEDFDIHKLENEAGAISSKKDYQYNGVNGCSSSTKSGNFEEKISKTIQEAVQTMMKHDELMQQKHHAWMEKQFEIQRKHDESHKMILMNELKELRGVMTVLLTDKQLHANNQNR, from the exons ATGGTAAACATACCATTAGTAACGATGGATGATTATGGGCTACTGGAGCCAACAGATGTTGGTACAATGACCATAGACTACGATCCAAAGGAAGAATGCAAGAGGCGAGTGACTCGTTGGGACCCGGAAGAAGTAGTTTGTATGTTGACCTTGATAAAGGAGCACAACTTTGTTAGCAGATACTCTGTTAACAAAATGTCCGCATTGCTCAGTCAATTGATGCTCAAGAAAGGTTGGAACCGCACTGAAAGACAAGTACACCTGAAACTAACAATGCTGAGGAAGAATTTTCTCGCATGTGAACGACAAAAATTGCTGACGGGTGTCCTAAAAGAATGTCCATTCTATAGGGAGCTCCGTGAGATTTATAGAGATGCCAGTAACTCAAATGGCATTGATTCAGAAGACTATGACACCAGCAGTCAAGAAGAATTTCTAGTAAAGTTTCCTAGTGATCCAATTGACTGGTCCAAGGGGGAAGTTCAGAAGATGCTTAACTTCGTCAAGTCTATGAAGCTGAAAAATGAACTGACccttacttttttctctccagtTGCTGTGAAAATGATTGCTGAAGCAATGCAAAATGCTGGCTTTGACAGAAGTACAGAACAAGTTAAAAATGCACTGATAAATTTAAGGACTATGTACATAGATTATAAAATAGGTTTTGATAATAACGAAAATCCTGCAGAGTGCATGTTTTATTCAAGCTTGGACTTATTTTGGGGTAGAGAGTACAAAAAGTGTCgtttaaaagagaaaaagaagtcAAGGTCTGATGATTCCTGGTCTACTGAGGAGACTATAGTGCTTTTAACATTGATACAGGATTTAAATATTGCCGAAGATGCTTATATTAATACCGAAAAAGCTGCTGAAGAATTGAGACAGAGTCTAGCAGAAAATGGTTACTGTAGATCCAACCAACAAATTATGAGTAGACTCGATCAACTGAAATTAGAATTTGTCAGTGTGGATCAAACAAATGCAGAGTCTGAAGCAGTTCAACAGTTCCCCTTTTATAATTTGTACAGAAAACTGTTTGAACGACAGTTCAGTCGAGAAATGATGAATCGAATAAACCTGTCATCAGATGCAGAAAAAGATTCACTAGAATTGATGGAATTCAATAACGGAAACGATAAAGAATCGTCTGAGAATCATAGCAAAG GTGTACTATGGTCAAAAGATGAAGTAAAACTTCTTTTAAAGACGGTTAAGGAATTGACTTCAAAAAACCACTCGAACGAGAGTTTGGAAGACGAAAAACTACAAAGACTAGTTCAAGTTTTGCATGAGGCTGGTTTCCATAAGACTGGTGAGCAGATCAAGCGAAAATTAACTCTGCTCAAAAATTCCTATCAAAGATGCAACCAAGAAGATAGCTGtgaaaaagatatttttgaaTGTCCGTTTTATAATGAGCTGCACGATATTTTTCATACGCCCGTTTCTGATGAAAG TTACACGAGCATAAAATTTGGCAACTCATCTAGCGAAAGTAGAGTAAACGACAAGGTCACTGTGATACCTAATAAATGTATAGATACTTGGTTTCCCGTTGAAAGTATTATTG atgaaGATGGTATAACCGCTTCGTCAACTCTCGACTTCGGTAATTTAAGCGCCGTTTCTAATAAGGAACAAGAGCAAGTTATCGAAGATGCTATTCTGGCCACTCTACCTAATAATAATAGTGATACAAAGGATGAGAATCGCACAATACCAGAAGGTGATAatacttttgaaaataaagtcatCACAGTCGTAGAAGAGTGCGTTCCGCCCATAATAAATGACGTTGCTCTGGACCAAGAAGTCATTACCTCCGGTTCATGCGAGGAAAATAATGTAGATTattcgaaatatttcaaatatgAGGATACGGACAGGCCAGTATATTCTGCTACAAC accatcTGTTTTATCCGGTGACGATGAGGGACCACCTCCTAGCAAAAAGCTAAAGATCACCGAGGATGAGAAGATCACTGGCAAGAACAAGTTTCTCCTACGACCCGTGGAGATGAATCCTTCATCGTTGACGGGAATGGCAAACACCACGAACACCAAGTTCGTACGTCTGATTGTCGCGAATGATCTAAATAAGAGTCGAGTCAATCACATCACGGCTCACATCGAGCCGATAAATATTAATACGGCAAGTTCCGTGAGTTCAGGTATGAGCTCACCGGTCGAGCGAGCTGATATCCTCAAGCTGGCAGCTGAGAAGGTTTTGACAAAAGAAGATTTTGATATACACAAACTGGAGAACGAAGCAGGTGCGATTAGTTCGAAAAAAGACTACCAGTATAATGGAGTGAATGGCTGTTCGTCAAGCACGAAATCTGGTAACTTCGAAgagaaaatttcgaaaacgaTTCA AGAAGCTGTTCAAACCATGATGAAACATGACGAATTGATGCAGCAGAAGCATCATGCATGGATGGAGAAGCAGTTCGAGATACAGCGAAAGCACGACGAAAGTCATAAAATGATACTGATGAATGAACTAAAAGAATTGCGAGGTGTCATGACGGTTCTGCTTACAGACAAGCAACTCCACGCCAATAACCAGAATCGATAg